A genomic window from Flavobacterium phycosphaerae includes:
- the pfkA gene encoding 6-phosphofructokinase yields MSKNIKKIGVLTSGGDSPGMNAAIRAVVRTCAYNNIECIGIYRGYQGMIEGDFKEMGPRSVNNIVNKGGTILKSARSKEFMTKEGRQKAYQNLVNAGVDALVVIGGDGSFTGAEVFNEEYGFSVMGIPGTIDNDIFGTSHTLGYDTALNTVVECIDKIRDTASSHNRLFFVEVMGRDAGHIALNAGIGAGAEEILIPEEDLGLERLLESLQKSKASGKSSSIVVVAEGEKMGKNVFQLKDYIEEHLPEYDIRVSVLGHMQRGGSPSCFDRVLASRLGVKAVESLIEGKTNFMVGLLADKIELTPLEQAIKGHSEIDRELLRVSDIMST; encoded by the coding sequence ATGTCAAAAAACATAAAAAAGATAGGTGTCTTAACTTCCGGAGGCGATTCTCCGGGAATGAATGCAGCCATCCGTGCCGTAGTCAGAACGTGTGCCTATAATAACATCGAATGTATTGGTATTTACAGAGGCTACCAAGGGATGATAGAAGGAGATTTCAAAGAGATGGGTCCCCGTAGCGTAAACAATATTGTAAACAAAGGCGGTACCATTTTAAAGTCGGCCCGTTCGAAAGAATTCATGACCAAAGAAGGCCGTCAAAAAGCCTATCAAAACTTAGTGAATGCCGGAGTAGATGCCTTAGTGGTCATTGGTGGTGACGGATCGTTTACAGGCGCTGAAGTTTTTAACGAAGAGTATGGCTTTTCCGTAATGGGAATTCCGGGTACTATCGACAATGATATTTTTGGCACCAGCCACACCTTGGGTTACGATACTGCTTTGAATACCGTGGTGGAATGTATCGATAAAATCAGAGATACCGCCAGCTCCCACAACCGATTGTTCTTTGTTGAGGTGATGGGAAGAGACGCCGGTCACATTGCCCTGAATGCCGGTATCGGAGCAGGAGCAGAGGAAATCCTGATTCCCGAAGAAGATTTAGGATTAGAACGATTATTAGAATCCCTGCAAAAAAGTAAAGCTTCTGGAAAATCATCCAGTATAGTGGTGGTGGCCGAAGGCGAGAAAATGGGAAAGAACGTGTTCCAACTCAAAGATTATATTGAAGAACATTTACCCGAATACGATATCCGTGTTTCGGTACTGGGTCACATGCAACGCGGCGGATCACCATCCTGCTTTGACCGAGTATTGGCCTCACGATTGGGAGTAAAAGCCGTGGAGTCTTTAATTGAAGGCAAAACCAATTTTATGGTAGGCTTATTAGCTGATAAAATCGAATTAACCCCATTAGAACAAGCCATCAAGGGCCATTCTGAAATTGATAGAGAATTACTTCGCGTTTCAGATATCATGTCAACATAA
- the gap gene encoding type I glyceraldehyde-3-phosphate dehydrogenase, producing MSKVKLGINGFGRIGRIVFRETFNRDNVEVVAINDLLDVEHLAYLLKYDSVHGRFNGKVEVKEGKLYVNDKFIRVTAERDPKLVKWDDATVDVDVVAECTGFFTTIETAKAHIDGGAKKVIISAPSADAPMFVMGVNHLEAKATDLVVSNASCTTNCLAPLAKVINDNFGIVEGLMTTVHATTSTQMTADGPSRKDWRGGRAASVNIIPSSTGAAKAVGKVIPSLNGKLTGMSFRVPTVDVSVVDLTVKVAKETSYDEIMAVLKKASENEMKGILGYTEDDVVSQDFVGDSRTSIVDAKAGIGLNSTFFKLVSWYDNEYGYSSKLIDLSVHIAGLK from the coding sequence ATGTCAAAAGTAAAATTAGGAATTAACGGTTTCGGAAGAATCGGAAGAATAGTGTTCAGAGAAACCTTTAACAGAGATAATGTAGAAGTAGTAGCCATCAATGATTTGTTAGATGTAGAGCACTTGGCTTACTTATTAAAATACGATTCGGTACACGGTCGTTTCAACGGAAAAGTAGAAGTAAAAGAAGGAAAGTTATATGTAAACGACAAGTTCATCAGAGTAACCGCCGAAAGAGACCCGAAATTAGTAAAATGGGATGACGCCACGGTTGATGTTGACGTAGTAGCCGAATGTACCGGGTTCTTCACCACTATAGAAACCGCTAAAGCACACATTGACGGTGGTGCCAAAAAAGTAATCATCTCAGCTCCGTCTGCTGACGCTCCGATGTTCGTAATGGGAGTAAATCACTTAGAGGCTAAAGCTACCGATTTAGTAGTGTCAAATGCTTCTTGTACGACCAACTGTTTAGCGCCTTTAGCCAAAGTAATCAACGATAATTTCGGTATAGTAGAAGGGTTAATGACAACCGTTCACGCTACCACCTCTACGCAGATGACGGCTGACGGACCATCTCGAAAAGACTGGAGAGGCGGACGTGCTGCTAGCGTAAATATCATACCTTCTTCAACAGGTGCAGCCAAAGCGGTGGGGAAAGTTATCCCTTCGCTTAACGGCAAATTAACCGGGATGTCTTTCCGTGTACCAACGGTTGACGTTTCTGTGGTTGATTTAACCGTTAAAGTGGCCAAAGAAACTTCGTATGACGAAATCATGGCTGTGTTGAAAAAAGCTTCTGAGAACGAAATGAAAGGTATCTTGGGCTACACCGAAGACGATGTGGTATCACAAGATTTTGTAGGCGATTCCAGAACTTCTATTGTTGATGCTAAAGCCGGAATCGGGTTAAACTCCACCTTCTTCAAATTGGTTTCTTGGTACGACAACGAATACGGCTATTCCAGCAAATTAATTGATTTATCGGTACACATCGCCGGTTTAAAATAA
- a CDS encoding BadF/BadG/BcrA/BcrD ATPase family protein → MKLLVDSGSTKADWIAIDDNGKVLFTTQTLGLNPEVLNKEEIINRLNDKFDIEHNKDKATHLFFYGAGCGTDRMKNFLTDVFKEYFAHAAVSVHEDTYAAVYATTPKDEEAIVCILGTGSNCSYFDGKVLHQKVQSLGYIAMDDCSGNRFGRHLLRGYYFGKMPAELAKEFEEEYNVDPDYIKHNLYKEPNPNAYLATFAKFIIKHKDNPFCQELIRFEMEEFVDNYIKQFDNYKTVPVHFIGSIAFYLKEELEAVLVKHGITIGNVLRRPIDGLIAYHVLNK, encoded by the coding sequence ATGAAATTATTAGTTGACAGTGGTTCTACCAAAGCCGATTGGATTGCCATTGATGATAACGGTAAAGTGCTTTTTACCACGCAAACCCTCGGATTGAACCCTGAAGTGCTGAACAAAGAAGAAATCATCAACCGCTTGAATGACAAATTCGATATAGAACACAACAAAGACAAAGCCACTCATTTGTTCTTTTACGGTGCCGGCTGCGGAACCGACCGTATGAAAAACTTCCTGACGGATGTGTTCAAAGAATACTTTGCCCATGCCGCCGTTTCGGTACACGAAGATACCTATGCCGCGGTTTATGCCACTACACCCAAAGACGAAGAAGCCATCGTTTGCATCTTAGGAACGGGTTCTAATTGCAGTTATTTTGACGGTAAAGTGTTGCACCAAAAAGTACAATCCTTAGGTTATATTGCTATGGATGACTGCTCGGGCAATCGTTTTGGACGTCATTTATTGCGCGGGTATTATTTTGGTAAAATGCCGGCTGAGTTGGCCAAAGAATTTGAAGAAGAGTACAATGTAGACCCCGATTACATCAAACACAATCTGTATAAAGAACCCAACCCTAATGCCTATTTGGCTACGTTTGCCAAGTTCATCATCAAGCACAAGGACAACCCTTTTTGCCAGGAACTTATCCGCTTTGAAATGGAAGAGTTTGTAGACAACTATATTAAACAATTTGACAATTACAAAACAGTTCCGGTGCATTTTATAGGCTCCATTGCTTTTTACCTGAAAGAAGAACTCGAAGCGGTTTTAGTCAAACACGGTATTACTATAGGTAACGTACTTCGCAGACCTATAGACGGATTAATCGCTTACCACGTTTTAAATAAATAA
- a CDS encoding methylglyoxal synthase, which produces MEIAIIAHDGKKADMVQFINKNKHILEKENIKLIATGTTGGKVEAVGIKVKKMLSGPMGGDAQIAARVAEGKTKMVLFFKDPNSSHPHEPDINMLIRICDVHNVPLATNEATAQLLLLGLDEVK; this is translated from the coding sequence ATGGAAATTGCTATCATTGCTCACGACGGAAAGAAAGCTGACATGGTTCAGTTTATCAATAAAAACAAACACATACTCGAGAAAGAGAACATCAAACTCATAGCCACCGGAACCACAGGAGGGAAGGTAGAGGCAGTGGGCATCAAAGTCAAAAAGATGCTCTCAGGTCCAATGGGAGGGGATGCCCAAATAGCCGCTCGCGTGGCCGAAGGCAAAACCAAAATGGTCCTTTTCTTCAAAGACCCCAACTCCAGCCATCCCCACGAACCCGATATCAATATGCTCATCCGCATCTGCGACGTACACAATGTACCATTGGCCACTAACGAAGCCACCGCCCAGTTGTTATTGTTAGGATTAGATGAGGTAAAATAA
- a CDS encoding Eco57I restriction-modification methylase domain-containing protein, protein MSLFQKTVVQKYSNTLTKSTVEQQWQLYSTIFHNVTKQDNIRNSKEEQYQEGFLRELFVQVLGYTLNPDPDYNLITEQKNETNSKKADGAIILNDNVHAVIELKGTDTTDLGKIESQAFGYKNNQKNCTYVIISNFEKLRFYIDNATEFLEFNLFKLSREEFNTLWLCLSLESIQNDLPKKIKNESVSNEDKITKDLYKDYSAFRTELFADIEQLNPQYDRLVLFKKTQKLLDRFLFIFFAEDRQLLPTNLIFSINLEWEKLREARVTVSLYDRYKMYFNDLNTGARVSLPAFGKHTNEIVTAQYDIYAYNGGLFQTDALLDAIAITDDLLYKHTRKLSDYDFESEVDVNILGHIFENSLNEIDEITNAAKGEVTDKTKTKRKKDGVFYTPKYITKYIVDNTIGKLCEEKKAEIALDETKYTTDKRITVTTKKKLIETLDHYRKWLLQLTIVDPACGSGAFLNQALEFLIAEHRYVDELQAKLFGDTLVLSDVEGSILENNLFGVDLNEESVEIAKLSLWLRTAQRHRKLNSLNNNIKCGNSLIEDPAVAGDKAFSWEKEFPQVFAKGGFDVVIGNPPYVNANDIKKNSTSEEYKYLKSKFRTAKGTVDLYIYFFEKGLKITKKSGLLAYITPNRFLSASYGKAFREILLKDYKLISLIDYSDKNVFIDASTYPVITFIKNDIALKKYDLLTGKFDETSKELISNYYPSDKLNILDESILGFLLNNKISLTLKVFSQSEPLDNCGKINATSTASEAESYSELINEEIGYKLINTGTIDPYFSFWGFNYLTDKGKKYLFPYLPKDSTTISKNRHNLYSSKKIVISKIGLQCEAFYDKNGEFASINTNCIYNFSDSYLPEYLLCWLNSKLYNFTFECLFDGLRMSGGYLLFSAPNLKNTKIKKISKTEQLTFIEKADLMLTLNKSLQEVSGKFSKYLSGQFKLEKLSGKLEKWYEQSFEDFIKEISKAVKANGGTPLTKKDEFEWMELFEDKKKEAQSLKTQIDKTDKEIDQMVYALYGLTEEEIKIVEQS, encoded by the coding sequence ATGTCCTTATTTCAGAAGACCGTAGTACAAAAATATAGCAACACCCTTACCAAAAGTACTGTGGAGCAGCAATGGCAACTGTATAGTACCATCTTTCACAATGTCACTAAACAAGACAACATCAGGAACAGTAAGGAAGAACAATACCAGGAAGGTTTTCTGCGCGAGCTGTTTGTACAGGTGCTTGGGTATACACTAAACCCCGACCCTGACTATAACCTGATTACGGAACAGAAAAACGAAACCAACAGCAAGAAAGCGGATGGTGCTATTATTTTGAACGACAATGTGCACGCTGTGATAGAGCTTAAAGGTACTGACACTACAGACTTAGGAAAAATAGAGTCGCAGGCTTTCGGGTATAAAAACAATCAAAAGAATTGCACTTATGTGATTATATCCAACTTTGAAAAGTTGCGCTTTTATATTGATAACGCTACCGAGTTTTTAGAGTTTAACCTATTTAAGCTGAGCCGTGAGGAGTTTAATACGCTTTGGCTATGTCTTTCGTTGGAAAGCATACAAAACGACTTGCCTAAGAAGATAAAAAATGAAAGTGTATCAAATGAGGATAAGATAACGAAGGATTTGTATAAGGACTACTCCGCCTTTAGAACGGAGTTGTTTGCTGATATTGAACAATTGAACCCACAGTATGACCGGTTGGTATTGTTTAAAAAAACCCAGAAACTGCTCGACCGGTTTTTGTTTATCTTTTTTGCAGAAGACCGACAACTGTTGCCCACCAACCTTATTTTCAGTATTAATTTAGAATGGGAAAAACTGCGGGAGGCCCGTGTGACGGTATCGTTGTATGACCGTTACAAAATGTATTTTAATGATTTGAATACCGGAGCGCGTGTATCGTTGCCTGCTTTTGGAAAACACACCAACGAGATAGTCACAGCACAATACGATATTTATGCCTATAACGGTGGCTTGTTTCAAACGGATGCCCTACTTGATGCTATTGCCATTACTGACGACCTACTGTATAAACACACCCGAAAGCTGAGCGACTATGATTTTGAAAGCGAAGTGGATGTGAATATCTTAGGGCATATTTTTGAAAACTCACTCAACGAGATTGATGAAATTACCAATGCCGCCAAAGGAGAAGTTACCGACAAGACCAAAACCAAACGCAAAAAAGACGGAGTTTTTTATACGCCAAAGTATATTACCAAATACATTGTAGACAACACCATTGGCAAACTGTGTGAGGAGAAGAAAGCTGAAATAGCCCTTGACGAAACCAAATATACCACTGACAAGCGCATCACTGTTACTACCAAAAAGAAACTGATAGAAACGCTTGACCACTACCGAAAATGGTTGTTGCAATTGACTATTGTTGACCCGGCCTGTGGTAGTGGTGCTTTTTTGAACCAAGCCCTTGAGTTTCTTATAGCCGAACACCGCTATGTAGATGAACTGCAAGCTAAATTATTTGGTGACACCTTGGTATTGAGTGATGTAGAAGGCAGTATCTTAGAGAACAATCTTTTTGGCGTGGATTTGAATGAAGAGAGTGTAGAAATAGCCAAACTCTCGTTGTGGTTGCGTACCGCACAACGCCACAGAAAACTGAACAGCCTGAATAATAATATTAAGTGTGGTAACTCGCTGATAGAAGACCCTGCCGTTGCAGGAGACAAAGCTTTTAGTTGGGAAAAAGAATTTCCACAGGTATTTGCCAAAGGAGGCTTTGATGTAGTGATTGGGAATCCGCCTTATGTAAATGCAAATGATATTAAGAAGAATTCAACATCTGAAGAATATAAATATTTGAAATCTAAATTCAGAACAGCAAAAGGCACTGTTGATTTATATATATATTTTTTTGAAAAAGGATTGAAAATTACTAAGAAAAGTGGATTACTTGCTTATATAACTCCAAACAGATTTTTATCTGCTAGCTATGGCAAAGCTTTTAGAGAAATACTTTTAAAAGATTATAAACTAATTTCATTAATTGACTATAGTGATAAAAATGTTTTTATCGATGCAAGTACATATCCCGTGATTACTTTTATCAAAAATGATATAGCTTTAAAAAAGTACGATTTATTAACAGGTAAATTTGATGAAACCTCAAAAGAATTAATATCAAATTACTACCCCTCTGATAAATTAAATATTTTGGATGAATCAATTTTAGGTTTTCTATTAAATAATAAAATTAGCCTAACGTTGAAAGTATTTTCACAATCTGAACCTTTAGACAATTGTGGAAAAATAAACGCTACATCAACAGCAAGTGAAGCTGAATCATACTCTGAATTAATCAATGAAGAAATAGGTTATAAACTTATTAACACAGGAACAATTGATCCTTATTTTTCATTTTGGGGATTTAATTATTTGACTGATAAAGGTAAAAAGTATTTATTCCCATATTTACCGAAAGATTCTACAACTATATCTAAAAATAGACATAATCTTTATAGCTCAAAAAAAATAGTTATATCTAAAATTGGATTACAATGCGAAGCATTTTATGATAAAAATGGTGAATTTGCTTCAATAAACACAAATTGCATTTACAATTTTTCAGATTCATATTTACCCGAATATTTATTATGTTGGTTAAATTCAAAACTATATAATTTTACTTTTGAATGTCTATTCGACGGATTAAGGATGTCAGGAGGATACTTATTATTCTCTGCTCCAAACTTAAAAAACACAAAAATTAAGAAGATTTCTAAAACTGAACAACTCACCTTTATTGAGAAAGCTGATTTGATGTTGACCTTAAATAAATCGCTGCAGGAGGTAAGTGGTAAATTCAGTAAATACCTCAGCGGGCAGTTTAAATTGGAGAAGCTAAGCGGTAAGTTGGAGAAATGGTATGAGCAGTCGTTTGAAGACTTTATCAAAGAAATCAGTAAGGCAGTTAAAGCCAACGGAGGGACTCCTCTAACCAAGAAAGACGAATTTGAGTGGATGGAATTGTTTGAAGACAAAAAGAAAGAAGCACAAAGCCTCAAAACCCAAATAGACAAAACCGATAAGGAGATAGACCAAATGGTGTATGCGTTGTATGGGTTAACGGAGGAAGAAATTAAGATAGTGGAGCAAAGTTAG
- a CDS encoding DUF6266 family protein → MATYNKGILGPFTGKVGTVVGANWRGKDVLRSLPKKTKRTPSETQRLQRERFLTATEFLTPINPVLGKYFGAKSGEKTRLNQAMSYHLKEAVVFQDPDFVIDYTKVTISKGDLPGLQNPEVVAIAGGKLGFTWEDNSGQGEAKADDAVIVVVYAPAAGLYYTQLETATRSGNTLGITLPAFFNGLEVQSWIGVTAADHKSNATSIPMGAVTVLA, encoded by the coding sequence ATGGCAACGTACAACAAAGGAATTTTAGGCCCTTTTACGGGCAAAGTAGGAACGGTGGTTGGCGCTAACTGGCGCGGTAAAGACGTTTTACGCTCTTTACCCAAAAAAACCAAAAGAACTCCAAGTGAAACACAACGTTTGCAACGGGAGCGCTTTTTGACGGCTACCGAGTTTTTAACCCCTATTAACCCGGTATTGGGTAAGTATTTTGGGGCTAAAAGCGGAGAAAAAACCCGCCTGAATCAGGCTATGTCTTACCACTTGAAGGAAGCGGTGGTGTTTCAGGACCCCGACTTTGTGATAGACTATACCAAAGTTACCATTAGCAAAGGGGATTTGCCGGGCTTGCAAAACCCGGAAGTAGTGGCTATAGCCGGTGGTAAGCTCGGATTTACCTGGGAAGACAATAGTGGCCAAGGAGAAGCGAAAGCGGACGATGCGGTTATTGTGGTTGTGTATGCCCCGGCGGCAGGCTTGTATTACACCCAATTGGAAACGGCGACCCGTTCAGGCAACACTTTGGGGATAACCTTACCCGCTTTTTTTAACGGGTTGGAAGTACAAAGTTGGATAGGCGTAACGGCAGCCGACCACAAGAGCAATGCCACCAGCATTCCTATGGGAGCAGTAACGGTGTTGGCCTAA
- a CDS encoding helix-turn-helix domain-containing protein: MEDFTQGLRIEDHYYDNADMKRIFKVCDKTLSRWRHKDIVPFLKFGGKFFYPKTVIEALVKERMRYLKFRSWNWDGFKGDK; the protein is encoded by the coding sequence ATGGAAGATTTTACTCAGGGCCTTCGTATAGAAGACCACTATTATGACAATGCGGATATGAAACGCATTTTTAAAGTATGTGATAAAACCTTGTCACGCTGGCGCCATAAGGATATAGTGCCCTTTTTAAAGTTTGGCGGCAAGTTTTTTTATCCCAAAACGGTTATAGAAGCTCTGGTAAAAGAACGTATGCGTTACCTGAAATTCAGGTCTTGGAATTGGGATGGGTTCAAAGGGGATAAATAA